In Glycine max cultivar Williams 82 chromosome 10, Glycine_max_v4.0, whole genome shotgun sequence, the DNA window TTTGGTGTTTGGGTATGAAGCAGTGAAGTTGTACAAGGAGCACAAAAGGAGAATGAGCACAAGGAACCTAGAATGCATCTGTGAGGCTTCTATAGAATGGACTGCTATGAACCTTGCATTTTGTTCATTGTGTGGCATTGTAGGGGGAATTGTTGGAGGCCTACTTGGTTCTGGAGGTGGATTTGTTTTGGGACCTCTTCTTCTAGAGATTGGTGTCATTCCTCAGGTAAAGTATAAAGTATATATGCTCTCTCTCAATTGAGCTAACATAGTTAAATTTGGAGCACAATTCTAGAaacttaactttaaaaaaatatttgatcatAATATTGTAGGTTGCTAGTGCTACAGCAACATTTGTGATGATGTTTTCATCATCTCTGTCAGTGGTTGAATTCTACCTTCTCAAGAGGTTCCCCATTCCTTATGGTAATTTACATAAACTCCTCAAGCTTTAGTCCTTTTCTTCAATTTACTTGGCCATTAATACTATCATTCTAGAGTCTCTTGATTTTCATGTGATCTTATGAATATAAGTATAATAACTCTTGCATACTTCATTGTATTTCTTTGCAGCATTATACCTCACCTCAGTGTCTGTTTTGGCTGGCTTCTGGGGACAATTCTTTGTAAGAAGATTGATTGCATGCCTTGGGAGGGCATCAATCATTGTATTCATCCTCTCAGGTGTCATTTTTGCTAGCGCCCTCACCATGGGTAAGGAAACCAGCCTCAATTGATATATAACAGTTTTCTGCATAAGTATTAATAAAGTACCTAAAATACTACATTGTTTTgaagtccaaaaaaaaaagtacctaTATAATACTACATTTTGCATTGAAGTGTCtaattgtaacatttttttgtctttcaggTGTGGTTGGCATTGAGAACAGCATTCAAATGATAAACAACCATGAGTTCATGGGATTCTTAGGCTTCTGTTCCAGTCagtgatatattttattctagAGTGCATTGCATTGggcatagaaaacaaaaaaggataaTACAAAGTTGGTGTGAAGAAGACTTGTAAAATTAAGTGTGTAGGACAATGGCACTACCAAATGTTGGTCAATGCCTAGTTGACCAACAAGGAAGATCAGTGCCAAATTATAAGGTTTTCTTGCCTTCCTATCAGTGAGAATAAATTTGTGAATGTGTGTTAGCTCCTCGCTAACACATATCTTATAGTGGTTTAATTTATATGGATGAGTGTTAGCTCCTCACTAACACATCTTGTAGTGGTTTAATAAATCTGTGGATGAGTGTTAGCTCCTCGCTAACACATCTTATAGTGGTTTCAGATGTATTGAATTTGTGtcagaaaaaaaagaataatggaAATGATATCAGATTGTTTTATATGTTTGGATGTTCAAAAAGATCAAGATACCTCTGCCCCCAAAAAGTTCAGATATTCTCATATAAAATGAGTGGAGCTCAAGAAGCTTAGATCTGAAAAGATTGCCATATATTCAATATGCTTTAAGACTTATTAGACCTCGTAAATGAACTAAGacgaatattaatatataaattatatccgTACAACAAACATGTGCAATAATTCATGAAAAATGATTACttcaacaaaaaatttctttcaCATTTCATAAAGAATAGAGAAAAGTGATAgatgtaataaatatttgatgtgataaagaatagaaaaatgagACAAATATGAAAGGTATCAAATTTTGGATGTTCAAgtatcattattaaaaaaatcgtcaaaaattattcttagttggaaaaaagagacaaaaagaaatattgatGGAATGTTTGTAAATTTAGGGTGTTCAAATATAAGCACTTGTAATAATTCATATACAATAGTATCATATAAATCATAACTCATAGAGTTATTATAGTAATGTAAGATTGTGTATTTATAATGAGGGAATCATCTATTTTGTGGAAAAATAAGTGGTTGATTTTCTtgtgttgtaaaaaaattttaaatcaataatacacattataaattgaaTTAGTTTCTAAATCGATAAGTTAAAAAACACATGTGatctttagaaaaaaataatcatattttaacGCACACGAATAAACTAATTTATCTAACGTGACATTATGTTTTCTTTAACACTATACTAGAAAGttacaaaaatattcaaacttATCTATCCTTCAAGGGTTACAGTGGACGAAATTTTAGGGGTTCATCATTCATGCTATATGTATATTCTTGCAGCGTTACGGTCTTCAGCCAAAAGTGAagcatgaaattaaataaaaaaaaaaaaatatcgctGTCCTAATCACAGAATTGGGTCATAAATGGGTGTTTggattgtttcaacaaattgAATGAACAGAAATTTTGGTATCCAGAAATCGTCTTCAGTGTGTGGAAATTGAGGTATTGTATGCATCGTTAGAATCTTGTCGTGTACTATGTACAGAGTGGTCATCATCAATGTGACCACGTTGCCGGATCAATAGTATCTCATCATGCAGCCTATCTTTTTTCCTACAATACTACGAAATTTAACTTTGTCGTTTTACGTGAATTATTTACTATAAGGTAGTAttaaagaacaaataaaaatgatgttCTTTTTGTCGACTAACGAATTGCTTTAtttgtaaaacattttaaaatcaattgtcTCGATTTCTCTTCTCAATGAGATCTGATCAAATGCTTTGCAACTTAATTGTAGTGATTCAGCCTCATTTaaacaacataatttatttttgtaagagatataaaaaaatattagtaaaaataaaaaagaatttttaaggGATTTATAGAAATCCATATAACTTACTCAATCAGCTGAACTATATTCCATTgatgaaatattaatttattttaaaaaaatattcgtaaaaaataaagatgataTCGAGATTTTTATAACAAGTGGTGCATTCTATTCATTCAACTAAACTACACGGTCTctgtcaatttattttaatttgtacacaataatgaattttacttaccaatatatatatatatatatatatatatatatatagccatatatttataaaatatcttttatagcTAAAATGTCACTTGTCAAAAGGTCACTCGAAGGGTATACTTTTGATTTCTAATAATATGTAGCCTACTTCCTCTTCGTAACTGATAAGAGCCAATTCCAAACCCCAGTGACCATCATTGTCTCCATTGAATAATGTGTTTAAATTTAGAAAGAAACCAGAGGCATAAACAAATCATATTGTTCCTGACAATAATTGAATGTTGACTGTTGACAAATCTGGTGTTTAGCCATAGATTTAAGAATAAAGGAacgttaattaattaagaaaataatttcggaggaaacaaataaaataaaataaaagacgaCTCTCTCAGCTTGTCATTGAAGATCAACAATTAGCTACACTTGGTtaataattattagtatttgaataaataatggTATATTAAATAATgcctataaaatatttttatcattttctactttattttattttctctctttgtgtTACGTTACGTTACATCATTTATTATATCTTTCAAGTTTTCtccccttttatttttctttctatctcttCCTTCTTCCTGCACCTAAGAAATAAAGtgtacaataattattttccaTTTAGCAGTTTTTAAAAGATAGGTATCGGAAGGGATGTTTTTCACTACGTCAGCGTGAGAATCAGATGCTTCTCGTGGGCAAATTAAAACACGAAAAATGCTTGCGAACATATTGGACATCTAAAAAGTGTCTTTTAATCTTcagatgtatttttttaatgtttacatgaaaaagatagaaattagatggaaaataaagataaattacatataacaaaatgtagggttttaattttttatatttaaataatgaaattgtTCAAACATCACTTCAGAGTACTAATTTTCCCTACATTTGctcaatataaaaacaaaagaaacgaAATACAAGAAACAAATCCACCATTCATTTCAACATTCCTGttactataaaattaaaaatgaaattaccaagAGAAGAAACAGAAAACAGAACCCAAAGAACAAAAATCGAATGACTTGAAACATGTTTATAATGTTTTCATATCAAGAATATCATTCAGCATAAGAGTACATGATAATGAACACTGTTCACAAACAAGTCAACGGTACCAATTGACAAAGGCATCTTTGACCTATCGTAAGCATGAGAAACAAGGCACAGAGTATATCATAACGGTATTCTTAGTAGTGAGAGCTCTCGGAGTATCCCAACTTCTTTTTGAAGATGCAATGTGGAAGACTTGAAAGGATTTAGCGAGCACCCGGCTTCAAACAAGTCCTACCCAATCCAAGGCTAAATGAACATGCCCCCAAAACAATTCCCATGGACATCAATGAATGAGGGAAATGATGCAGGGGCACGCTAAGAACATGGAAACAGTCGCACGGGAAAGAGCCCTTGCCAGATGAACTACTTCTGGCTTCTGCCTTGGAAGACTTTCTTTGATGGAGAATGCATTAGTGGTTTAAAATCTGAATTGATAACAATATTCCCCATTCCTGTCTCCATGGCCTCCCTCTCATCTTTGTCCTTTCTCTTCTGATCCGAAACGGAAGTTTCAGCAGCAGGGTTGTGATTAGAAGGCACAGATGGCTCCAAAAGGCGAGGACCAGCATTCATCCATGGATGGAGAAGGCACTGACCAGCTGTTGGCCGCTTCTCAGGAACAAAGTCAAGGATAGGAACCAAAAAGTCTGTCATATCATTTGCATCTTTCTCACTCAAGTCATACTTCTCCAAGAGGACTTTATTCAAGGGCCAGAATCGCAACCGTCGAATGTGCCTTAAGTCACCATATCTATTAAAGAAATCACGGGAATAACGGCCACCTAGTGCTATCTGAGAATTATAATCCGCAGCCTCAAGTTAATCATGAACAAATGAACCATAAAGAcccaagaaatggaaagaacaGTACTGTTACCTTACGTGGCATCATTCCAAGAAGTTCCATCATTAATGCTAAGTGGTCCTgagatatattaaaaatgaacaCACTTACatcagacattttttttataagcacttACATCAGACATTAACATCAAAACTGAAGCGCAAATAcaagtaaaattatttcaaaatgtcagCACTGAAAATAAAGCTAACATAACAAAAAGAATGAAGAAGTCACTCCCAAGCAAAGCAAATTATTATGCAGGCCTTGGAATGAATAAGCAAATCCAGTAAGTTGCATATGTAAACAGCACACAAACCAAACCATTTCACAGACAGGAACACGATCTGCCTGAATCAACCAATTTGCCtaataatcttttctttttatggaATTTTTGTATAATAATCATTAGGCAGGCTAAAACTCAAAATGGAATAAACTTCAGTCTGTCTTGATATTGTAGAAAAGGGATGTTGGTGGTTTACTTTGGACTATGGTGCCACAACCCACAAAGCTAAGCTCTATTCCTTGCTGGTGGTACAAAAGCCTATATCACAAGTTAGAGatgtaatataaaatcattcGTGTCATTCACCTAACAACTTAAGTTATTTCAATAGTATGTTCACAACATCGTACTCATGGCCTATGACCATAAGATCTAAAGTTTAATCCTTCTAACCCTCATTCTTCCAACAAAATGTTGAATTTCAGCACAAGTGTTCTCATGTATTGTCCATGCTTCAGGAACAAAGAGCTCTTGTGTGTGGGACATGTTATGTTAGAGATGTAATATAAAACCAATCATGAGTCTTTAAATAACCACTTAAGTTTGTGGAATAGTATGTTCATGACATGGTGTCAAAATCTCTATGACCAATGTAGTCTATAGTTCAATAATCCCTGTTATCCTCATTCTTTCAATAAAAAGTTGAATTTCAGCACAAGATAAGTATGTTCATGAATTGTCCATGCTTTGAGCACAAATATCTTTTACATTTGGGGTATGTTAGagatttaacataaaaaataaaataaaataaaagcattcATGTGTCTTCACCTAACAGCTTAAGTTTTCAAAATAGTTGGTTCATGACAGATTTTTCCTTCATCTAAAACCAATCACTAGGGTATCTAAAAAGACTGGCTCCCTCCATGTCCCAGATGCAGTCCATCTTCATATAATTGGGAAGGGGACATCAGTGGTTAGTGGTTTACTATGTACAGGTTAAGATCACACAATGCTCGGGCCAAGCTCTCTTCTTTGAAAGGAGCTGAGTTTTGTATATTGCTTGTGTGCTCATCTGCAGGGGATtatttcaatgctttgaaatttcataatgaaaaattaataggTGATGAGGTAACTCCTACTATGAGGGGCTTCAATGCTTTTATAAAGGAATCTGACCTCCTAGATTTAAATTTACCTAATGCCCAAGTTCACGAGGTCAACTAGCAGAGCACACAATTTCCTGGTTTGGACAGATTATGACCAAGCATGATTGTGAAAAACTCACAATACACATCTTGAGGTTGATTTTCAAACATGTGGATCATAAGGTTCACGACTCAATGTTATCCATCATAGATTGATTTCCAAAATGCACCATTTTCATTCACTCTCTCAAAGGGTGACTTGCAAATCcaattaaattatgaaattaatggTTACATTGTTCACAAGAACTTGGGAAGATACATTTCGGCATCTTGTCTGAGACACTTCAGCTTAACATGTTTCTTATCAGCTCTTTCCACTTTAAGAATGTGTGGATAAACAACCTTGACTTTCTCCTTAAGCAGAGATTTCAAAGCTATCCCACATTCCACACCAGTTGAAGGAATCAGATGACAGCATACAAAACAAATAGCCATAAGACTTTAACCTTCTTGCTTCTGCCAAACATTCGAACTCAATAAAGAACTGCTCCAAATTATCCAAGCAAACCTAACCCAAAATTCATTAAACACACCATAGGCCAACTCCATTTACAATTGCCTGCTGGACTAAGTTGCTGCACAACTAAACCAGCAGCTGTCTCTGAATTTGAACAACACTTTAAACATctatcaagaatcaagaaataaAATCTTGTTAGGTCTAGAACCCACAAAAAATTATGAGCCTTAATACTATTTAGTGCTACATTACAAGTGAATTTCACTTTAGAGGGAGCTCTGAAATTTGGATTTTCAGAGGGCCTCTTGTAACACCCATATCTCTAATACCGTAATTATGCAttaattattctatttatttgttttatactgCATATTAATctatataatttcaaaatatgaaacaaataaatagaataacTAATGCATAATTACAGTATTAGAGATGTGTTACACCTCTCAATAAGAAATATCTTTTATTGGGAATTTAGGAAATGGAAGGACTTTCAAGTTAACACAGCTGAAGAAAATTTAACTTTCTGCAACACCAATTCAACCCATAATGCTAGCTAGGGTCCGGCCACATTATGCTTAAGAAATTATAAGAAACTAGGCATTaactctttatttttcaatttcatataagaaattatattatattgttcTACAAAGTACTTTTTTCTTGCTAACGTATCACCCTAATCTTTTACCTGGATAATTCTCCAtccccctttttatttttcaatttctctCACTTCTCTCTCCATGTGTTCAATTGCATTCTGTTATGCATATAGTCTATAGTCTATATTAGATTTTTCTACTTTATCCCACCTTCAATTAAGATTATCCCCTACATTTCATCATACAACTGTTCATTCCATGTCACTAGATATCCACTTTAAATTCAGTTCATGgaaatattatttcttaatgCCCATCCTAGTAGTACTTTTTTCTACAGAACATTAGAGCCATAATATCACTATCAAGTATCAATAAAGTAATAGGATATCACAGGTGCATCAGATCACAAAAATTCACATTCATTTTACCTATCAACTTTCATCACCCTAATTCTATGGGAAAACCATAAGTAACCAGAGTCAGTGCTGTTAAAAAGTGGCCATGGCAGATTGTGGTGGTGGATTTTTAACTACAACAACTAGCTTTTTGTGGTGTGGGTCTCCTAAGGTTCTTATCAACATTGGTCATGTCTAGTCAATGTGCAATCTCAACCCACTAAGAGCCGATGTTCTGATGGCTGCACACTGCAATGCTTAACTTAACCTTTCCAGTTAGCACCTTCATAGGTAGTCCTTTCCAAAAAACTGGCAACTTACTTCGCTAACATAGTATGACTAAATGCATGTCACATCGCCactaattggtgaagaggaccattttcaaatttatgaggatcaaatacaataaaaataaatggagggccaaaaacaaatttaacCATATTTACATAGACCAAAAACATACTTAAGCCAAAAATAGAGTAGCCATGAAAATCATCTACTTGGATAGTGCACATTGTTCCTGCAGCCCATTTCATGATCAATGCCGGAATTCAAAGATCTGATTCAGCCTTCACCAAATGTACCTTACCATATGGGCTACAACATATCTTTTATCGAGTCAGTAGTTTTCAAACACCCTAAGTTTTAGTCTAAACATCACAATAAAtcctttttcttactttttttgggGGAAAGGGGGGATATGCTAACCAAAAAAACATAGGTTCGTTTCCCATAACTGGTAAGGATGGAGTCAAATATACTATTGAATATgtcatcatttatatatttaattaaattccaaCCTTCTCTTTGCAAAATCAAGGACCACAGAACCTAAAATTTTCACTTCAGGAATTAGAATGATCAGGTAGagcatataaataattaaacaaaatacacaTACCTCATCCCTATCAAAGTTGTCACCACTGTGAGGATCAAATAATACATCTCCAGTTGCAAGCTCAAAACAAATGCAAGCAAAGGACCAAAGATCTGCAGATGTAGAATATTTTGACCCAAGGATCACCTCCGGGCACCGATACTGTCTTGTCTGGATATCATTTGTAAACTGTTTATATGTCCAGCAGGCATTACCAAAGTCCACCAACTTGCACTTGAGATCAACCGATGCCAGCAGCTTCTGTCTCATAGAGCGGCTTCCTCTTTTGTTACCCTGCTCTTTCAACTTTGTTCCATCAGCATCCGATAACTGACTAGTTCCTGCAGAACTAGAAGTCTGTTCTCTCGCAGAACTCGCATTGGGAGATGACTCCACAGCCCCAGAGGTTTCAGCATTACCCTCAACTCCTTCAGAAGCTTCCTTCTCAACACATCCATGGGCTGCTTGCTTAGCTTTTCTCTTAATCTTTTTCTTATGATTCTTAACCAAATCCCCATTCAACATTTTCGTATCTTTCATCCCTGCTGACTCCATCGCCATCTTATCTTTACTATTAGGAAGAATAAGTGGCGCCCCAGACTTCCTAGGATCCTTAGACGGATCAATTGTCGACAAGAGCAAGATGTTTTCGGGCTTCAAGTCAGTATGTATGATAGAAAGCTGCTGGTGCAAGTAATCCAATCCAGCCAGAATATGAAAGCAAATCTCCTTAACCATGGCAATAGGCAACCCCCGATAATCCGAGTACTTAATAAGAGTCAAAAGATTGTCCCCAAGGTACTCAAACACCATGCAAACATGCTGTCCATTGGGACCAGAATGCTTGAAATGGTCCAAAAGCTTCACCACACACTTCTTATCATCAGGATCTCCCTCCGCAATCTGCTGCAAAATTGTTATCTCATCCATAGCTGCCTCAGTGTAGTGCTGAGCACTCTTCTGAACTTTCAAAGCCACGTATCTCTGCAGAtctccacacacacacaaaaaaaaaaaaaaaaacacaaacaaaacaagTCAACAAAAATCGAAAATCAAAAACTGCTCCTAGTTTAGTGTCAAGCCATCGCTAAATGCCAATAATCTCTTGTATTGTCTCTAGATTAGAAATTAAACAAACTAAAACAAGTCAACAaaatcagaaagaaaaaaaaatgctcctAGTTTAGTGTCAAACCATTGCTAAATGCCAATAATCTCTTGAATTGTCTCTAGATTACAAACTAATCAAActgaaacaaaatcaaaacaagtcaacaaaatcagaaaaacaaaaactgcTCCTAGTTTGGTGTCAAACCATTGTTAAATGCCAATAATCTCTTGAATTATCTCTAGATTATAAATTAATCAGactaaaagaaacaaaacaagtcAACAAAATtcgaaaaacaaaaattgttccTAAATTAGCGTGAACCGTTGCTAAATGCCAATAGTTTCCCGTACTCTGTCTAGATATTATTCAGACTAACACGTAACTGAACTCAAAAAAACATTTCAAGAATAAACCTAAAACAACGaattaggggggggggggggggagatcgAAACAAAAGgcttaagagagagagagagagagagaagaagagacAGAATGTTTGGTGTCCCAAGCGAGCCAGACAGTGGAGAAATGGCCCCAGCCGAGTTTACTCTGAACGACGTAGCGACCGGCGCTGAAGGCGTCGCCGATTCGGACGGCGTGGTAGCCGCCGCGGCGGTAATCTTCGGTGCCTTCGTCCTCGGAGGTGAAATCGCTGCTGTCGTCTTGGTGGTGCTGCTGGTGCTTGTCCCCCATTTTATACAATTAGGAGAAAGAAAACACGCACGCACTGTGTttgatagaaagaaagaaagaaatgggaAATGAGTTAGTTTCAGTTGGCTTGGCTTCCCGGTTAATTTAATTCAGTGAGGTGTCATCTTCATCCATTCCACAACAACATGATAGTACACTCCTTCCCTTCTCATGTGCCTACCACTCTCTAGTATAAAgatatatttcaaataaattattactttcctcttcacttttatttattgtcattGCTTGGATTTTTATGTAAAGTCTTTATTGGGTGCTTTTCTTTTAAGATATGATATGATGATATGGTGATATTgcatttttagaagaaaaatatttagaaatattGTTTTCATGCATAAATAAGTTTGGTTGATCAGTAATTTTagggaaaattttcaaatttatttaaagtaaaaaaattaaaataaataattagggATAGGTAGTTTAttctagaaaataatttttatttttatgagaatgaaagatatttatttttcattataagaACATGAAGTGAGACAAATataaattctttatattttttagaattaataatatttgagattttttttcctaagcttgtaataaattttataaatgtaatatttttaagtttatgttttttgttaACTAAGTTTTGATACCTTTAAATAAACACAACTTTAAGATTATActataagtaattttttgtgTATTATCGTATTGACTAATCAACTAAATAGAAATCATTTTACCAGTAAAAAAACCtagaaatcattttaaatatcatttttaatgtaattattacaaaaattaagagTCTCATATGATCATTTATTATTAGATGATCAtgtaaaaaagttttaaatcataaatatattttttaattaaattaatatctaattgaatagaatttaatcaatatagattaacagtataaaaaaatcattctttcatctaattatttataataaaattgttacttttatagtaattacttacaaaatgtttttaagttaatttctaattaagtaataatattaacaatacacaaaaaataaactctataaatattattatcaactttgcaagttttttccctaaagatttattttaacacACTTCCTGTATAGTCTACTGTTGCATTCAAATCACAGCCCTCCGTTTTCTCAAGAAAACTGCAAGGCGTTTTACACACTGTCAAACAATGGAAGACTTAATTTTTCTAAGGATTAGTCCAAAGATTAAActtgagtatatatatatatatatatatatatatatatatatatatatatcccttGAATTTGTTCCGGTATTTCATGCATACAAGTTTTTTATATGTAGAATTCTATAAATAATCACTCACATAATTTCAGACATGATaatgcttaaatatatttttttagtggtGATTTGAAGATTCAAAACAAGAAATTCatactttttaattaagtttaatgTAAAATGAATGTTGGTATTTCTCTTATGCTTAACCAAATTAAATCGGTTGATGTCAAATTTTATCATGTAAAGACGAAGTCAAAAGACGTTAACGTCCTCTAAAGTAAACTTTGGTGCTGAAGTTACAAGTAAACATCGTCCGGTAATGATGAGTGTTTAAGTGGAGTACGTATCATAAGGTGTATGATAtgatttagtattatatatatatatatatatatatatatatatatatatatataagagataAGAGATAAGAGATAATGGCACCAATGTTTTTTAGAATGGCATGAGGGGGGTTATCATTCACATGGAAAACTGAAAAATACTTTTGTGGAGATTTAATTGGGTACAAAGTGATTGGGCTAATGTGATTTATGTCTTAGTGATTGGGCTAAtgtcatttattttatactGAAAAATACTTTTAGTTAGAATTGGTCCAGCCAGAAAA includes these proteins:
- the LOC100803070 gene encoding serine/threonine-protein kinase spk-1 is translated as MGDKHQQHHQDDSSDFTSEDEGTEDYRRGGYHAVRIGDAFSAGRYVVQSKLGWGHFSTVWLAWDTKHSRYVALKVQKSAQHYTEAAMDEITILQQIAEGDPDDKKCVVKLLDHFKHSGPNGQHVCMVFEYLGDNLLTLIKYSDYRGLPIAMVKEICFHILAGLDYLHQQLSIIHTDLKPENILLLSTIDPSKDPRKSGAPLILPNSKDKMAMESAGMKDTKMLNGDLVKNHKKKIKRKAKQAAHGCVEKEASEGVEGNAETSGAVESSPNASSAREQTSSSAGTSQLSDADGTKLKEQGNKRGSRSMRQKLLASVDLKCKLVDFGNACWTYKQFTNDIQTRQYRCPEVILGSKYSTSADLWSFACICFELATGDVLFDPHSGDNFDRDEDHLALMMELLGMMPRKIALGGRYSRDFFNRYGDLRHIRRLRFWPLNKVLLEKYDLSEKDANDMTDFLVPILDFVPEKRPTAGQCLLHPWMNAGPRLLEPSVPSNHNPAAETSVSDQKRKDKDEREAMETGMGNIVINSDFKPLMHSPSKKVFQGRSQK